The genomic DNA CGCGGCACAACTGGAAGGCTCCAAATATTTCACCAAGGCGCTGTGCGAGGAAGCAGAAATTCCGACCGCCGGTTTTGGCCATTTTTCAGATTTGCAGCAGGCCAGAGCCTATGTTGCGGAAAAAGGTACACCGATTGTCATCAAGGCGGATGGGCTGGCAGCGGGCAAGGGTGTCACTGTAGCGATGACCAACCGCGAGGCGGAAGACGCACTGGAAGATTGCTTTGCGGGGCAGTTTGGCGATGCCGGTGCCAGTGTCGTGATTGAGGAATTTCTCGATGGCGAGGAAGCCAGCATCTTCATCCTTTGCGATGGCGAGAACATGCTGCCCTTGGCCAGCGCTCAGGACCACAAGCGCGTGGGTGAGGGCGACAGCGGACCCAACACCGGCGGGATGGGGGCTTATTCTCCGGCCCCTGTGGTGACAAACACTGTGCTGCAGCAGACTTTGGACCGCATCATTGCCCCGACATTGCAAACCCTGTCCGCGCGCGGCACCCCCTATCGCGGCGTGCTGTATGCCGGTCTCATGATCAATGCCGATGGTCCCAAGCTGATTGAATATAATTGCCGGTTCGGTGATCCCGAATGTCAGGTTCTGATGATGCGGATGCAAAGCGATCTGCTGCCGTTGTTGCTGGCAAGTGCAACGGGCAGCCTCAAGGGGTCCACGATTGATTGGCATGACGCGCCGGCGCTGACGGTGGTCATGGCCGCAAACGGCTATCCGGGTCCCTATCAGAAGGGCAGCGTCATTTCAGGTCTTGAATTTCTCTCCAATCAGGATGATGTGATGGTTTTCCACGCCGGAACCCGGCAGCATGATGGCCGCATTGTTGCCGAAGGCGGCCGGGTTCTGGCAGTGACAGCGCGCGCAGGCACGATCAGCGCCGCGCAGCAACGCGCCTATCGCGCCGTTGACAGCATCGATTGGCCGCAGGGGTTCTGTCGCCGCGATATTGGCTGGCGCGCTGTCTGAAACGGTTGATGAGGCCCGCAATGCAGCAGACTGTTCCGGTTTCACTGGCTCTGGGCGGCGGAGGTGCCCGTGGTCTGGCACATATCGTAGTGCTCGAAGCGCTGGATGATCTTGCCATAAAGCCGGTTGAAATTGCCGGCACATCGATTGGCGCAATCCTTGGCGCGGGATATGCCGGCGGTCTCAGCGGCAAGGAAATTCGCGATGCTGTCCTCGCATTATTTTCAAAACGCTCCAAAACTGCTCAACTGTTCTGGCAGATGCGCGGCAAGCGCGTTCTGCCGCGCCTGTCTTTCACAGACTTTGATCCCTCGGTGGTGCTTGAGACCTTCGTAGGAGATCTTATTCCAGCGAAATTTGAAGATCTGCAAATCCCGATGACTGTCGTTGCGACGGATTTTTACGGCTGGAGTGAGCGGGTTTTCCAGTCCGGTGACCTGCATCAGGCGGTTGCCGCGTCCTTTG from Pararhizobium sp. IMCC3301 includes the following:
- the purD gene encoding phosphoribosylamine--glycine ligase, whose amino-acid sequence is MNVFLVGHGGREHALGWKLAQSPLLSSLWSTGTNPGLLAISQPSDVSAEDQAAIVQFCKDQSIDLVVVGPEAPLVDGLVDVLGEAGIAAFGPSQAAAQLEGSKYFTKALCEEAEIPTAGFGHFSDLQQARAYVAEKGTPIVIKADGLAAGKGVTVAMTNREAEDALEDCFAGQFGDAGASVVIEEFLDGEEASIFILCDGENMLPLASAQDHKRVGEGDSGPNTGGMGAYSPAPVVTNTVLQQTLDRIIAPTLQTLSARGTPYRGVLYAGLMINADGPKLIEYNCRFGDPECQVLMMRMQSDLLPLLLASATGSLKGSTIDWHDAPALTVVMAANGYPGPYQKGSVISGLEFLSNQDDVMVFHAGTRQHDGRIVAEGGRVLAVTARAGTISAAQQRAYRAVDSIDWPQGFCRRDIGWRAV
- a CDS encoding patatin-like phospholipase family protein — translated: MQQTVPVSLALGGGGARGLAHIVVLEALDDLAIKPVEIAGTSIGAILGAGYAGGLSGKEIRDAVLALFSKRSKTAQLFWQMRGKRVLPRLSFTDFDPSVVLETFVGDLIPAKFEDLQIPMTVVATDFYGWSERVFQSGDLHQAVAASFAIPVLFSPVRVDGRILVDGGFVNPLPFDHLCADNMCVAVDVTGGPKAPAMENDRQQAPMPAMREMIFGVTQLLMQSIAAEKLKSRRPDILFRPQIEEFGVLEFMKAKDILQAADRDRDIIKRSISDKLENMR